The DNA window ATGACCCCAAAACAATCAACATGCAGCAGCAGTAATATTGCTCTCACCACCCATTTCATTTGCATTTCTTTCTTTGCCCATTTCCTTTTATTTCGTTTTCTTCGAATTTAGTTTGTGCATATCTTTTGTTTCTATCTCAAAGGCTCAACAAAAAGAGgtacacactctctctctatatatatattattttttttaccgCCAAATACCGTTATAACAGTATTTTGAACTAATAGTAACTCCGCATAAATTTGATGTCTACTAAACACCAGATGGATGTTTCTCGGCCAGCTTTCAAATGTTTCGATGACGATGGTCGACTTAAAAGATCAGGTAAAAGTTATACTAAAACTTATGAAATGGATGACTCAAGTTTAGGACGATCGTAAACTGAAACTTTCATCTTTCTTGTTTTTAGGGACGGTTTGGACCGCGAGTGCTCATATATAACAGCTGTAATAGGATCTGGTGTTCTATCGTTGGCATGGGCCATAGGTCAACTCGGTGGATCGCTGGTCCTGCAGTGATGTTCTTGTTCTCTTTTGTCACTTACTTCTCATCGACTCTTCTCAGTGACTGCTACAGAACCGGAGATCCTGTCTCCGGAAAGAGAAACTATACTTACATGGATGCTGTCCAGTCAATCCTCGGTACTATATAACCATCGGTTCACTGATTTTGTTATGCTTTAGACTGTCCGGTTCGATGTACTGattaactctctctctctctctctgtgtgtTTGACAGGTGGGTTTAGGTTCAAGATTTGTGGTCTGATTCAGTTCTTGAATCTTTTTGGTATCACAATCGGGTACACAATCGCAGCATCTATAAGCATGATGTGAGTCTTTCTTTCTCCATAAAGCAGCTTCTTTAGCTACAAAATAAAGAGACAAAACCTTTGAAAGTTGGTTATATATGTTGGTTGTAACTTTCAGGGCGATTAAGAGATCGAACTGCTTTCACGAGAGCGGAGGGAAGAACCCATGTCACATGTCAAGCAACCCCTACATGATCATGTTTGGTGTTACAGAGATCTTGCTCTCTCAGATCAAAGATTTTGACCAGATTTGGTGGCTCTCCTTAGTAGCTGCCATCATGTCCTTCACATATTCTGCGATAGGTTTAGCTCTCGGAATCATACAGGTTGCAGGTACATACAAAAATACTGTGTGTATCAAAAGTGTCATTTTAACACTTTTCACAcaaattacaaattatattttattaatatgtttctGTCTCcacttaatataaaaatagaattttatttaaaatttatattaaaaatgttaacctttgtttgtaaaacaaaacaaacccttttaccaaaaatttaatttttaaaaaattaacaacgttttaacaaaaattaagaaacttaaattgttttacaaaatttaatttttaaatctatatTCTTTGTGAAACTGAATGAGTaactttaaaaagatttttagaCAAATAAAAATAGAGTGTTCTTGACTAACTCTTATGGGTTTCAGCAAATGGAGTATTCAAGGGAAGTCTCACTGGAATAAGCATAGGAACAGTAACTCAGGCACAGAAGATATGGAGAACATTCCAAGCCCTTGGAGACATTGCCTTTGCTTATTCGTACTCTGTTGTCCTAATCGAGATTCAAGACACTGTCAGATCTCCACCAGCTGAATCAAAAACGATGAAGCAAGCCACAAGAATAAGCATAGCCGTCACGACGACGTTTTACATGCTATGTGGTTGCATGGGCTACGCTGCTTTTGGTGACGCAGCACCTGGAAACCTCTTAACCGGTTTCGGTTTCTACAACCCTTTTTGGCTCCTAGACGTGGCCAACGTCGCAATTGTTATCCACCTTGTAGGAGCTTACCAAGTCTTTGCTCAGCCCATCTTCGCGTTTGTGGATAAACAAGCCGCGGCTAGGTTTCCTGATAGTGACTTGGTAAGCAAGGAATATGAAATCAGGATCCCTGGAGTTAGGGCACCGTATAAGGTCAACGTTTTCAGAGCAGTGTTCCGGTCTTGTTTTGTGGTTTTGACCACAGTGATATCGATGCTTATGCCGTTCTTTAACGACGTCGTGGGGATCTTGGGAGCGTTAGGGTTTTGGCCTTTGACGGTTTATTTTCCGGTTGAGATGTATATAAAACAGAGGAAAGTTGAGAGATGGAGTATGAAGTGGGTTTGTTTGAAAATGTTGAGCGGTGGTTGTTTAGTGATTACGGTGGTCGCCGGAGTTGGATCAGTCGCCGGAGTGATGCTTGACCTTAAGGTTTACAAACCTTTCAAGACTacttattaaacaaaaatcatgatgatgaagaaaatTGAAGGCGTTGGAGGAAAGAAACAAAACGATATACAAAATTTCAATGGCTAAAATTGATAATATTTCATTTGACGAAATATGAATAAAGCTTCTTCATTTTCCTATGATTTTATCTTGCTGTGATTCATAGTATTCATCATGTATTGTGAATTTATAATCGATGTGTTGTTTACTGGaagttctttttaaaataaatttaatttttttttgttaaaccatAATACATATggattacaaattttaaattgatgaaactttataaataacaaatatttatctatcaaataaataatacaaattttaaacttgaattatatatttaaaattttgagcaTACATACAAATACACATGataactattatttatatgcCGGTTGTATTTTAAAAGTGAAAAGTACTATTTTTCTAAACTTGTATTAGAATAAATTATACTTGAATATTGAATAGAACATATATGCCGGCGAAAATAAAAACTCTAGCACTTTCTTGGCGTCttcatatctatatatataaagacagTTTAATCTCTCCTCCTTGCGCCACATAGGATACCAGCTTGGAAACTCATGTTCTCTGCATCCGCCACGTCAGCTTAAGTGAAACGCATCATTTTGTTAAACCACAAACGGGATGGGCTTTAGTCGTTTGTTACGTGTTGGGCTGTGTATTTAATTTCTCTGTCCGGCCCGGTTACATGGGGTGAACTCAGCTCGATCGAAGGATTTGAGGTCGTCTCCCCTACGGTGGCGACGAAGCGTCTGAACTTCCTTTCGCTAACTGAAACGGCGAGTCGTGATTTCTGTATAAATATGTGTCTTTCTCATCCTGAGCTCATCCTCTCTTCCTAACTCTTTCGACTTACTCCTCACACATCAATGAATGCATCCCTCTTTACTCCTCTCTCTGAATCGTCGAGTATAAATAGGTA is part of the Raphanus sativus cultivar WK10039 unplaced genomic scaffold, ASM80110v3 Scaffold3409, whole genome shotgun sequence genome and encodes:
- the LOC130506562 gene encoding LOW QUALITY PROTEIN: amino acid permease 4-like (The sequence of the model RefSeq protein was modified relative to this genomic sequence to represent the inferred CDS: inserted 2 bases in 2 codons), encoding MDVSRPAFKCFDDDGRLKRSGTVWTASAHXITAVIGSGVLSLAWAIGQLXWIAGPAVMFLFSFVTYFSSTLLSDCYRTGDPVSGKRNYTYMDAVQSILGGFRFKICGLIQFLNLFGITIGYTIAASISMMAIKRSNCFHESGGKNPCHMSSNPYMIMFGVTEILLSQIKDFDQIWWLSLVAAIMSFTYSAIGLALGIIQVAANGVFKGSLTGISIGTVTQAQKIWRTFQALGDIAFAYSYSVVLIEIQDTVRSPPAESKTMKQATRISIAVTTTFYMLCGCMGYAAFGDAAPGNLLTGFGFYNPFWLLDVANVAIVIHLVGAYQVFAQPIFAFVDKQAAARFPDSDLVSKEYEIRIPGVRAPYKVNVFRAVFRSCFVVLTTVISMLMPFFNDVVGILGALGFWPLTVYFPVEMYIKQRKVERWSMKWVCLKMLSGGCLVITVVAGVGSVAGVMLDLKVYKPFKTTY